A region of Leishmania infantum JPCM5 genome chromosome 31 DNA encodes the following proteins:
- the AAT1.1 gene encoding putative amino acid transporter aATP11, whose amino-acid sequence MEVAQGYDAKCVRGVEDVSSAEAPDPYDFSRYDPRRQIELQDKIRADRVARRLVPANVLQKYFDYLVPYGGLVSTGLNLASSSIGAGIIALPYAFNASGLVMAIIYMFMIAYLTIYSYYLLGQAGTKTGLRNYEQIVRTLLGPGADYFLAFCMWFLSFGGEVSYVISVKDVLTAFLEDADNTPAFLLNIWGQRLLTFLVWLVAMLPLCLPKEINSLRYFSCVAIVFIVYFVIAMVVHSAQNGLRADPRPEIRMFTTGNTAVSGMSTFIFAFLSQLNAYESYEEMSNPTPLRLTLGATISVGIVFVLYFLAGLFGYLDFGAEMTGSALKKYNPVKDVMMGVGYVGILFKLCVGFGLHMIPVRDAIYHCVRVDVHTFAWWKNACVCAFMALLSLVAGLFIPSINVVFGLVGGFSGGFIGFIYPSFMVMYSGNWSLSSVGWFHYLSTYFLLIVGVVGVVWGTASSIYGEI is encoded by the coding sequence ATGGAAGTAGCGCAGGGATACGACGCGAAATGCGTGCGGGGGGTGGAGGACGTCTCCTCCGCCGAGGCGCCGGACCCATACGACTTCTCGCGGTACGACCCGAGGCGCCAGATCGAGTTGCAGGACAAGATCCGCGCTGATCGCGTggcccgccgcctcgtccccGCGAATGTGCTCCAGAAGTACTTCGACTACTTGGTGCCCTACGGCGGCCTGGTTTCCACGGGCCTCAACCtggccagctcctccatTGGTGCCGGCATTATTGCGCTGCCCTACGCCTTCAACGCCTCTGGTCTTGTTATGGCCATCATCTACATGTTCATGATTGCCTACCTCACCATCTACTCCTACTACCTGCTGGGCCAGGCGGGCACCAAGACTGGTCTGCGCAACTACGAGCAGATCGTACGCACGCTCCTCGGCCCTGGCGCGGACTACTTCCTCGCCTTCTGCATGTGGTTTCTCAGTTTTGGCGGGGAGGTGTCGTACGTCATCTCCGTGAAGGATGTGCTGACGGCCTTCCTCGAGGACGCGGACAACACGCCGGCGTTCTTGCTGAACATCTGgggccagcgcctcctcaccTTCCTCGTGTGGCTCGTGgccatgctgccgctgtgcctgCCGAAGGAGATCAACTCGCTGCGCTACTTCTCCTGCGTCGCGATTGTGTTCATAGTGTATTTTGTGATTGCGATGGTAGTGCACAGCGCGCAGAACGGCCTGCGCGCGGATCCGCGCCCGGAGATCAGGATGTTCACGACGGGCAACACCGCCGTTTCTGGGATGTCCACGTTCATCTTCGCCTTCCTATCGCAGCTGAACGCGTATGAAAGTTATGAAGAAATGAGCAAccccacgccgctgcgcctcacgcTGGGTGCCACCATCTCTGTGGGCATCGTGTTTGTGTTGTACTTCCTCGCCGGCCTCTTTGGCTACCTTGACTTCGGCGCCGAGATGACCGGCTCCGCGCTGAAGAAGTACAATCCGGTGAAGGACGTCATGATGGGCGTCGGATACGTGGGTATCCTGTTCAAGCTGTGCGTTGGGTTCGGTCTGCACATGATCCCGGTTCGTGATGCCATCTACCACTGCGTCCGCGTGGACGTGCACACGTTTGCGTGGTGGAAgaacgcgtgcgtgtgcgccttcatggcgctgctgtcgctcgTGGCTGGTCTGTTCATCCCGAGCATCAACGTCGTCTTCGGCCTCGTTGGCGGCTTCTCTGGCGGCTTCATCGGCTTTATCTACCCCTCCTTCATGGTCATGTACTCCGGCAACTGGTCGCTGTCGTCGGTTGGGTGGTTCCACTACCTGTCCACGTACTTTTTGCTGATTGTCGGCGTCGTTGGCGTCGTGTGGGGCACGGCCAGCTCCATCTATGGCGAGATTTaa
- the AAT1.2 gene encoding putative amino acid transporter aATP11, whose amino-acid sequence MEVAQGYDAKCVRGVEDVSSAEAPDPYDFSRYDPRRQIELQDKIRADRVARRLVPANVLQKYFDYLVPYGGLVSTGLNLASSSIGAGIIALPYAFNASGLVMAIIYMFMIAYLTIYSYYLLGQAGTKTGLRNYEQIVRTLLGPGADYFLAFCMWFLSFGGEVSYVISVKDVLTAFLEDADNTPAFLLNIWGQRLLTFLVWLVAMLPLCLPKEINSLRYFSCVAIVFIVYFVIAMVVHSAQNGLRADPRPEIRMFTTGNTAVSGMSTFIFAFLSQLNAYESYEEMSNPTPLRLTLGATISVGIVFVLNFLAGLLATLISAPK is encoded by the coding sequence ATGGAAGTAGCGCAGGGATACGACGCGAAATGCGTGCGGGGGGTGGAGGACGTCTCCTCCGCCGAGGCGCCGGACCCATACGACTTCTCGCGGTACGACCCGAGGCGCCAGATCGAGTTGCAGGACAAGATCCGCGCTGATCGCGTggcccgccgcctcgtccccGCGAATGTGCTCCAGAAGTACTTCGACTACTTGGTGCCCTACGGCGGCCTGGTTTCCACGGGCCTCAACCtggccagctcctccatTGGTGCCGGCATTATTGCGCTGCCCTACGCCTTCAACGCCTCTGGTCTTGTTATGGCCATCATCTACATGTTCATGATTGCCTACCTCACCATCTACTCCTACTACCTGCTGGGCCAGGCGGGCACCAAGACTGGTCTGCGCAACTACGAGCAGATCGTACGCACGCTCCTCGGCCCTGGCGCGGACTACTTCCTCGCCTTCTGCATGTGGTTTCTCAGTTTTGGCGGGGAGGTGTCGTACGTCATCTCCGTGAAGGATGTGCTGACGGCCTTCCTCGAGGACGCGGACAACACGCCGGCGTTCTTGCTGAACATCTGgggccagcgcctcctcaccTTCCTCGTGTGGCTCGTGgccatgctgccgctgtgcctgCCGAAGGAGATCAACTCGCTGCGCTACTTCTCCTGCGTCGCGATTGTGTTCATAGTGTATTTTGTGATTGCGATGGTAGTGCACAGCGCGCAGAACGGCCTGCGCGCGGATCCGCGCCCGGAGATCAGGATGTTCACGACGGGCAACACCGCCGTTTCTGGGATGTCCACGTTCATCTTCGCCTTCCTATCGCAGCTGAACGCGTATGAAAGTTATGAAGAAATGAGCAAccccacgccgctgcgcctcacgcTGGGTGCCACCATCTCTGTGGGCATCGTGTTTGTGTTGAACTTCCTCGCCGGCCTCTTGGCTACCTTGATTTCGGCGCCCAAATGA
- the AAT1.3 gene encoding putative amino acid transporter aATP11, with the protein MPTAATGKSAMPYPNESAHGHEWEYDSPNRDGAELLEEQAYAAEVEGPKKKAAATSEDSQKGVDPFDFSVNSPEQRIARMDRERAERVQRRRTELNFFQRWFSYILPYGGVVASGINLASSCIGAGIIALPSAFNAAGIIVAMIYMVVIAYLTIYSYILLAIVAKKTGLRNYEQIVRTLMGPGAGYFLAFCLWFLSFGAEVSYAISLKDVLTAFLEASETAPAYLQTLSGQRVMTFVLWLVAMLPLCLPKEINSLRYFSCVAICFVVYFAIAMVIHSGVNGLQENPRPAVKLFNQGNTAIGGLATFLFAFISQLNAMEVAGEMHKFSVRRMSIASAIGVCICFVLYFFAGLFGYLDFGPKVTGSALKQYNPVKDTMMGVGYGGLMLKLCVGYGLHMIPVRDAIYYVCQTNVHNIAWWKNACVCGSMAVLSLICGLFVPRINVVFGLVGGFSGGFIGYIYPALMVMYSGNWTFSSAGFFHYVCTYLLLFVGVIAVVWGTSAAIFDEVMAQRG; encoded by the coding sequence atgcccaccgctgccacaggAAAGTCGGCGATGCCTTACCCAAACGAAAGCGCGCACGGGCACGAGTGGGAGTACGACTCCCCGAACAGAGACGGTGCGGAGCTTCTCGAGGAGCAGGCGTACGCTGCCGAGGTAGAGGGCCCCAAAAAGAAAGCGGCAGCCACCTCGGAAGACTCGCAGAAAGGAGTGGACCCGTTCGACTTCTCAGTCAACAGCCCAGAACAGCGCATTGCCCGCATGGACCGCGAGCGGGCGGAGCGGGTGCAACGCCGTCGCACGGAGCTCAATTTCTTTCAGCGGTGGTTTAGTTACATCCTCCCCTATGGCGGCGTCGTGGCCTCTGGCATCAACCTCGCCAGCTCTTGCATTGGCGCGGGTATTATCGCGCTGCCCTCCGCCTTCAACGCCGCAGGCATTATCGTGGCCATGATCTACATGGTGGTCATCGCCTACCTCACCATCTACTCATACATACTCCTTGCCATTGTCGCGAAGAAAACGGGACTGCGCAACTACGAGCAGATCGTGCGCACGCTGATGGGCCCCGGCGCAGGCTACTTCCTCGCCTTCTGCCTCTGGTTTCTCAGCTTTGGTGCGGAGGTGTCGTACGCGATTTCGCTGAAGGATGTGCTGACGGCCTTCCTGGAAGCGTCGGAGACTGCTCCGGCGTACCTCCAGACGCTCTCCGGTCAGCGTGTCATGACGTTTGTGCTGTGGCTCGTGgccatgctgccgctgtgtcTGCCGAAGGAGATCAACTCGCTGCGCTACTTCTCCTGCGTCGCGATCTGCTTCGTCGTTTACTTTGCGATCGCCATGGTGATACACAGCGGCGTGAACGGCCTGCAAGAGAACCCCCGCCCTGCTGTGAAACTCTTCAACCAGGGCAACACCGCCATCGGTGGCCTGGCCACTTTTCTCTTCGCCTTCATCTCGCAGCTCAACGCGATGGAGGTGGCGGGTGAGATGCACAAGTTTTCGGTGCGCCGCATGTCGATCGCATCCGCGATTGGAGTTTGTATTTGCTTTGTGCTGTACTTCTTTGCTGGCCTCTTCGGCTACCTGGACTTCGGCCCGAAGGTCACCGGCTCGGCGCTGAAGCAGTACAACCCCGTCAAGGATACAATGATGGGTGTCGGTTACGGTGGCCTCATGTTGAAGCTGTGCGTCGGCTACGGTCTGCACATGATCCCGGTTCGTGATGCCATCTACTACGTGTGCCAGACGAACGTGCACAACATCGCCTGGTGGAAgaacgcgtgcgtgtgcgggtcAATGGCCGTATTGTCGCTCATCTGCGGTCTCTTCGTGCCTCGCATCAACGTCGTCTTTGGACTCGTCGGTGGCTTCTCTGGCGGCTTCATTGGCTACATCTACCCAGCGCTCATGGTCATGTACTCCGGCAACTGGACCTTCTCGAGCGCTGGTTTCTTCCACTACGTCTGCACCTACCTGCTGCTTTTTGTTGGCGTCATAGCTGTAGTCTGGGGTACCAGCGCCGCCATTTTTGACGAGGTCATGGCACAGCGCGGCTAA